One Portunus trituberculatus isolate SZX2019 chromosome 7, ASM1759143v1, whole genome shotgun sequence genomic window carries:
- the LOC123520412 gene encoding innexin inx2-like isoform X1, whose protein sequence is MPYATRQGAHAQDGNHARTPTHTHSHAQNLVIQEQSQNDVSRPHKMWHKFSALHHFSRRSATVFSRSLVFNLITVYTPVLLLAGSIVTSAKQILSPIHCEGEGKDGLSKDYVETYCYIEGTFNLYMKQVAKQVRPGGHLTPRNPVRFDQQVKLFDQVGKNVIYPNLGQFVEGQSSRREISYYQWVTFFLLIEALVIYLPRQIWHQLTHSQCLPFDFTNLRRREDWEDKKNFLVWHMKQTRGNHEYWLWQYLLTELLAIALLASFFILTDVFLGGDFYDYGLDWVHFMHNATNNTISPMTARFPRLTVCKLQYHSRGGTINSYYPLCLLPINCFNDKIFLFLYFWYCLLFGLSLVRGLYMLVLVTCKPARRLRLKFSAKLVPEDTLDRFINAHNLSDWFVLCNLAPTMDPVLIAELVTQLVYEVQGGESSDSKPSRLGKQEKSLQSVNYI, encoded by the exons AATGTGGCACAAGTTCTCTGCGCTGCACCACTTCTCAAGGCGCAGTGCCACAGTCTTCTCTCGATCCCTGGTGTTCAATCTGATAACGGTGTACaccccagtcctcctcctcgccgGGTCTATAGTCACCTCGGCTAAACAGATTCTGAGCCCCATCCACTGTGAAGGCGAGGGGAAGGATGGGCTCAGTAAAGACTATGTGGAGACCTACTGTTACATCGAGGGCACCTTCAATCTATATATGAAGCAGGTGGCGAAACAGGTGAGACCGGGAGGCCACCTTACACCACGCAACCCAGTCCGCTTCGACCAACAGGTGAAACTATTTGATCAG GTGGGCAAGAATGTCATCTATCCGAACCTTGGCCAGTTCGTGGAGGGGCAGTCATCGCGGCGGGAGATCTCTTACTACCAGTGGGTGACCTTCTTCCTGCTCATCGAGGCGCTGGTCATCTACCTGCCCAGGCAAATATGGCACCAGCTCACCCACAGCCAGTGCCTCCCCTTCGACTTCACCAACCTGCGGCGCCGCGAGGACtgggaggacaagaagaacttCCTGGTGTGGCACATGAAGCAGACCCGAGGCAACCACGAGTACTGGCTGTGGCAGTACCTCCTCACCGAGCTGCTGGCCATCGCCCTCCTcgcctccttcttcatcctaaCAGACGTGTTCCTCGGCGGGGACTTCTACGACTACGGCCTCGACTGGGTCCACTTCATGCACAacgccaccaacaacaccatctCGCCCATGACGGCCCGCTTCCCGCGTCTCACCGTGTGCAAGCTGCAGTACCACTCCAGGGGCGGCACCATCAACTCATACtacccactctgcctcctccccATCAACTGCTTCAACGATaagatcttcctcttcctctacttctggTACTGCCTGCTGTTCGGCCTGTCCCTGGTGCGCGGCCTGTAcatgctggtgctggtgacctGCAAACCGGCCCGCCGCCTGCGCCTCAAGTTCAGCGCCAAGCTGGTGCCGGAGGACACGCTGGACCGGTTCATCAACGCCCACAACCTCAGCGACTGGTTCGTGCTGTGCAACCTGGCGCCCACCATGGACCCCGTGCTGATCGCCGAGCTGGTGACGCAGCTGGTGTACGAGGTGCAGGGCGGCGAGAGCTCAGACTCCAAGCCCTCCCGCCTCGGCAAGCAGGAAAAATCGCTCCAGTCTGTTAATTATATATGA